The following DNA comes from Candidatus Eisenbacteria bacterium.
CCGCGGGCCCGCCGTCCAGCGGCGAGATCACCGTGGGGAAGTGGTCGCGGATGCTGACCTCGATGCCCAGGCCCTCGAACTGGCCCTGGGTGCCCTCCTCCAGGTTGTCGAACTCGGAGCGGTCCAGGTAGGACGAGTGCGGATCCAGCGTGCGCAGCATGCCGCGCAGCGCCCCGGCGGTGAGCTTGTCCGCGGACACCGGGTCCACGTACACGGAGCGCACCCGCTCCAGGGCGTAGGAGAACTCTTCCAGGTCGCCGCCGCTCCCGGCGGGGTTGCCGGAGCGACGGCCCCAGCCCCAGCCCAGGGCGAACACGGCCCCCAGCAGCGCCACGAAGGCGACGAGTCGAAGGATCTTCATTCCAATGGAAAGTCTACGATGAGCGGGCGGTCTGCGGGCGCAAAAATCCGCGCCGGCGCAGGAAGGTCTCGACGGTCTCCAGCACCCGCTCGCGGACCTGCTCGGGGGTGCCGGTGGCCGGGATGCGCTTCACCCGGGCGGGCTCGCGCTCGGCCAGGTCGGCGTAGGCGCGCCGCACCCGCCGGTAGAAGGCCGCCCGCTCCACCTCCAGGCGGTCCAGGCGCCGGCGGGGCCGCCGGCCGAGGCGCCGGAAGCCCTCCTCGGGGGGGAGGTCGAAGAACAGCGTCAGGTCGGGCTTCAGTCGGCCGGTGGCGAAGCGGTTGAACGCCCCCACCACGCCCCGGGGGATGCCGCGCCCGCCGCCCTGGTAGGCGAAGGTGGCGTCCGAGAACCGGTCGCACACCACCACCTGGCCCTGCAGCAGCGCGGGCTTGATCCGCTGCTCCACGTTCTGCGCCCGCGCGGCCAGGTACAGCAGCATCTCGGTGTTCGCACCCATCTCGCGGTGGCGGCGGTCCAGCAGCACGCGGCGGATGCGCTCGGAAATGGGCACGCCGCCGGGCTCCCGCGTCCACAGGACGGAGAGCCCCAGGCGGCGCAACCGGCGGAGCAGGATGCGGCCCTGGGTGGTCTTACCGGAGCCCTCCACCCCTTCCAGGGTGATCAGGGCGCCCCGGGCGGGCCTCCGTGAGGGCAAGGCGCTATCCGCGCTTCGCCCGCGGGCGCTTCGCGGACTTCTTCGCCGCGCCCCGGGCGGCCTTCTTCGCGGGCCTGGCAGCCCTCGCCGGGGCCTTCAGCGCGTACTTCTGGATGAACTCCTCGGTCATGGCGCGGGCCACGTCGTCGGTGAACTGCACCGGCGGGGACTTCTTGAAGTACGACGACGGGCCGACGAGCGCGCCCTTGAGCCCGTGGTCCATCGCCAGCTTGGCGCAGCGCACCGCGTCAATCACGATGCCCGCGGAATTGGGCGAGTCCCACACCTCCAGCTTCATCTCGAGGTTCAGCGGCACGTTGCCGAAGGTGGTGCCTTCCATGCGGATGTGGCACCACTTGCGGTCCTTGAGCCAGGGGATGTAGTCGCTGGGGCCCACG
Coding sequences within:
- a CDS encoding dTMP kinase encodes the protein MITLEGVEGSGKTTQGRILLRRLRRLGLSVLWTREPGGVPISERIRRVLLDRRHREMGANTEMLLYLAARAQNVEQRIKPALLQGQVVVCDRFSDATFAYQGGGRGIPRGVVGAFNRFATGRLKPDLTLFFDLPPEEGFRRLGRRPRRRLDRLEVERAAFYRRVRRAYADLAEREPARVKRIPATGTPEQVRERVLETVETFLRRRGFLRPQTARSS